A region from the Salidesulfovibrio onnuriiensis genome encodes:
- a CDS encoding DNA integrity scanning protein DisA nucleotide-binding domain protein yields the protein MAGNRLNNSFENICVFHILDGLRDGLSHFSDPSRAALIYTTGQDAPPRIYDPQDLLRGHEPRLQEFFFSALDWRGAPVEGGEIHFLEDELYKALELAGIISFGGRSNEVPFQLWFTEEHPDMCNVGPTRCWLEYAVRLFAQNFDIRNVTNIDTAGYLLQNCAIHAVRDFIVDERSRMGWLDTRIRVYPFLDAVLGISRTKEEGAWPRGRLVVVEPSQLGAVPFICTFPPHERPLQCDFKHVRKVLQAVEYSGRVLVSDGERIVGIALGRMPGAYLAAQFSGTHGFLMLRDQLVCTFSDGSFHSSNRKANLVQLEELLLESTMPIEDHHTMMRVVTSLVNRVRDRRHGCTLIIDLGHMMVPTAGQHFDEPLDLRDPAHIKLASSLAKLDGALHIGADLKLHGFACLMDGRSVPGENRGRGARFNSALRFTSENEDLIVIVVSSDRPVSIIKNGIELTAACDFAQIKGCPTPPLLSDWVVG from the coding sequence ATGGCCGGAAACCGCCTGAACAATTCTTTCGAGAACATCTGCGTTTTTCATATCCTCGACGGGCTGCGCGACGGCCTGTCCCATTTTTCCGATCCCAGCCGCGCCGCCCTCATCTATACCACGGGCCAGGACGCCCCTCCGCGCATCTACGACCCCCAGGACCTGCTGCGGGGCCATGAACCGCGCCTGCAGGAGTTCTTCTTCAGCGCCCTGGACTGGCGCGGCGCGCCCGTGGAAGGCGGGGAGATCCATTTTCTGGAGGACGAGCTTTACAAGGCCCTGGAGCTGGCGGGCATCATCTCCTTCGGGGGCCGCAGCAACGAGGTCCCCTTCCAGCTCTGGTTCACCGAGGAGCATCCGGACATGTGCAACGTGGGGCCCACCCGGTGCTGGCTGGAATACGCGGTGCGCCTCTTTGCCCAGAACTTCGACATCCGCAACGTGACCAACATCGACACGGCCGGGTACCTGCTGCAGAACTGCGCCATTCACGCGGTGCGGGACTTCATCGTGGACGAGCGCAGCCGCATGGGCTGGCTGGATACGCGCATTCGGGTCTATCCCTTCCTGGACGCGGTGCTGGGCATTTCCCGTACCAAGGAGGAGGGGGCCTGGCCGCGCGGCCGCCTGGTGGTGGTGGAGCCCAGCCAGCTGGGCGCGGTGCCCTTCATCTGCACCTTCCCGCCCCATGAACGGCCCCTGCAGTGCGATTTCAAGCACGTGCGCAAGGTGCTCCAGGCCGTGGAGTACTCCGGGCGGGTGCTGGTCTCGGACGGGGAAAGGATTGTGGGCATTGCTCTGGGGCGCATGCCCGGGGCCTACCTGGCCGCCCAGTTCAGCGGCACCCACGGGTTCCTTATGCTTCGGGACCAGCTCGTGTGCACCTTTTCCGACGGCAGTTTCCATTCCTCCAACCGCAAGGCCAACCTGGTGCAGCTCGAGGAACTGCTCCTGGAATCCACCATGCCCATCGAGGACCACCACACCATGATGCGGGTGGTCACCAGTCTGGTGAACCGGGTGCGGGACCGTCGGCACGGCTGCACCCTGATCATTGACCTGGGGCACATGATGGTGCCCACCGCGGGCCAGCATTTCGACGAGCCCCTGGACCTGCGCGACCCGGCCCACATCAAGCTGGCCAGCTCCCTGGCCAAGCTCGACGGCGCCCTGCATATCGGCGCGGACCTGAAACTGCACGGTTTCGCCTGCCTCATGGACGGCCGGAGCGTTCCCGGGGAAAACCGGGGCAGGGGCGCGCGTTTCAACTCGGCCCTGCGCTTCACCTCGGAGAACGAGGACCTCATCGTCATCGTGGTTTCCTCGGACCGGCCCGTGTCCATCATCAAGAACGGCATTGAACTCACGGCCGCCTGCGACTTCGCCCAGATCAAGGGCTGCCCCACGCCGCCCCTGCTTTCTGATTGGGTCGTGGGCTAG
- a CDS encoding methyl-accepting chemotaxis protein — MKLSIKMILFCLIIGVMPLSGMVGYSIRTASESLTSEAFAKMSAAAQARQQGLEDIVRSWEQDLKVYSRTKGVYSALVRLRDIIFYNGKPGERMNPEDEEYAHALKRVERDFEVFVDVLGYADALLMDDTGRVVYTARRGRDLGVDLARGPLAGSRLARAWKEALSGKVVFVDFHPYEPLNGEPCAFVLGPVRRVTGEIEGVAALRLSLGEINRHMVSGENLGKTGEVFLVGPDLLMRSDYAAEPDRFSVAASFRSPEKGAMDIEPAARALKGQRGTLTTTDIRGNEVLAAYAPIEILGSRWALVAQVATQEAFAAVHKLENAAMILLGGSVVCIVFITLVFLRWSLLKPLGSLRRFARAVSDGDLDAEAQGRFRAELAQVKDAIVVMVHTLRDKMREAEEASDQARIRAEEAEAALTDARQARQARHDADQAQRRGMLQAAKMLRYIVKHMNEASTRVNRESENIRENALSQQMRVEQTVDAIEAMSENIASVAQSATQASEAAESASMRAQNGSEVVGRTVDTIGRVNAITESLKAEVGDLGCKAEGIGKIMGVISDIADQTNLLALNAAIEAARAGEAGRGFAVVADEVRKLAEKTMDATREVGQSIAAIQEGVQKNIRGMERAADAVVDANRLAGESGRMLAEILEHFELTSNQITGIAAASEQQSVAGQQISEAVGEVDKVTMGTAEAVNQTGQAIGVLTRQIEALSKLHGLFQLLGEGAVQSEVEELAAVPEISAMAPGPLKEALDRVVREKSFLELVWVTDARGRMVTDFAQAPNAVCTLGSELCGKDWSDREWYQEPVRTGETFVSSVYYSEVVNDYCLTISAPIKDGAGAVKGVFSADIRPSES; from the coding sequence ATGAAGCTGAGTATTAAGATGATTCTGTTCTGCCTGATCATCGGCGTGATGCCGTTGTCCGGCATGGTGGGGTACAGCATTCGCACGGCCTCGGAAAGCCTGACTTCCGAAGCCTTTGCCAAAATGTCCGCCGCGGCCCAGGCCCGGCAGCAGGGGTTGGAGGACATTGTCCGTTCCTGGGAGCAGGACCTTAAGGTCTATTCCCGGACCAAGGGCGTCTACAGCGCCCTGGTGCGCCTGCGAGACATCATCTTCTACAACGGCAAGCCCGGGGAGCGCATGAATCCCGAGGACGAGGAATATGCTCACGCCCTCAAGCGGGTGGAGCGCGATTTCGAGGTCTTCGTGGACGTGCTCGGCTATGCCGACGCCCTGCTCATGGATGACACGGGCCGGGTGGTCTATACGGCCCGGCGCGGCCGAGACCTGGGCGTGGACCTTGCCCGGGGGCCCTTGGCGGGCAGCCGGCTGGCCCGGGCCTGGAAAGAGGCCCTGTCCGGCAAGGTCGTCTTTGTGGATTTCCATCCCTACGAGCCCCTGAACGGGGAACCGTGCGCCTTTGTGCTCGGCCCGGTGCGGCGCGTCACCGGCGAGATCGAGGGTGTGGCGGCCCTGCGTCTGTCCCTCGGCGAAATCAACCGGCACATGGTCTCGGGCGAGAACCTGGGCAAGACCGGCGAGGTTTTCCTGGTGGGGCCGGACCTGCTCATGCGCTCGGACTACGCCGCCGAACCGGACCGTTTTTCCGTGGCGGCCTCGTTCCGGTCCCCGGAAAAGGGAGCCATGGACATCGAGCCCGCGGCCCGGGCCTTGAAGGGGCAGCGCGGAACCCTGACCACCACGGATATCCGGGGCAATGAAGTGCTTGCCGCCTATGCGCCCATCGAGATTCTTGGCAGCCGCTGGGCCCTGGTGGCCCAGGTGGCCACCCAGGAGGCCTTTGCCGCGGTGCACAAGCTGGAAAACGCGGCCATGATCCTGCTGGGAGGGTCCGTGGTCTGCATTGTGTTCATCACCCTTGTCTTTCTGCGCTGGAGCCTGCTCAAGCCGCTGGGTTCGTTGCGCCGCTTTGCCCGCGCCGTTTCCGACGGCGACCTGGACGCCGAGGCGCAGGGGAGGTTCAGGGCGGAACTGGCCCAGGTCAAGGACGCCATCGTGGTCATGGTCCACACCCTGCGGGACAAGATGCGCGAGGCCGAGGAGGCCTCGGATCAGGCCCGGATCCGGGCGGAGGAGGCGGAAGCCGCCCTGACCGACGCCCGGCAGGCGAGGCAGGCCCGGCACGACGCGGACCAGGCCCAGCGGCGGGGCATGCTCCAGGCCGCCAAGATGTTACGGTACATCGTCAAGCACATGAACGAGGCCTCTACCCGGGTGAACCGCGAGTCCGAGAACATCCGCGAGAACGCCCTGTCCCAGCAGATGCGCGTGGAGCAGACCGTGGACGCCATCGAGGCCATGAGCGAGAATATCGCCAGCGTGGCCCAGAGCGCCACCCAGGCTTCTGAAGCGGCGGAGAGCGCCTCCATGCGGGCCCAGAACGGCTCCGAGGTCGTGGGGCGCACCGTGGACACCATCGGGCGCGTCAATGCCATTACCGAGTCCCTCAAGGCCGAAGTGGGCGATCTGGGCTGCAAGGCCGAGGGCATCGGCAAGATCATGGGCGTGATCTCGGACATAGCGGACCAGACCAACCTGCTGGCCCTGAACGCTGCCATCGAGGCGGCCCGCGCGGGCGAGGCCGGGCGCGGCTTCGCCGTGGTTGCCGACGAGGTCCGCAAGCTGGCCGAAAAGACCATGGACGCCACCCGCGAGGTGGGGCAGTCCATCGCCGCCATCCAGGAGGGCGTGCAGAAGAACATCCGGGGCATGGAGCGGGCGGCGGACGCCGTGGTGGACGCCAACCGGCTGGCCGGGGAATCCGGCCGGATGCTGGCCGAGATCTTGGAGCATTTCGAACTGACCTCCAACCAGATCACCGGCATTGCCGCTGCCAGCGAGCAGCAGTCGGTGGCCGGGCAGCAGATCAGCGAGGCCGTGGGCGAGGTGGACAAGGTGACCATGGGCACGGCCGAGGCCGTGAACCAGACCGGCCAGGCCATCGGCGTGCTGACCCGGCAGATCGAGGCCCTTTCCAAGCTTCACGGCCTGTTTCAGCTCCTGGGCGAAGGGGCCGTGCAGAGCGAGGTGGAGGAACTGGCCGCCGTGCCCGAGATCAGCGCCATGGCCCCCGGGCCGCTCAAGGAGGCCCTGGACCGCGTGGTGCGGGAAAAATCATTTCTGGAGCTTGTCTGGGTCACGGACGCCCGGGGGAGGATGGTCACGGACTTCGCCCAGGCCCCCAACGCGGTCTGCACCTTGGGATCGGAGCTGTGCGGTAAGGACTGGTCGGACCGGGAATGGTACCAGGAGCCGGTGCGCACCGGAGAGACCTTCGTGTCCAGCGTCTATT
- a CDS encoding HD-GYP domain-containing protein, with protein MAKDTPTRHLDDDELPEQLNIEEFNQVDPGPLECFPKRALPLDLFHYKEEINVLVPLYKAGRELKATERKEFRELSRRGRLFFSRNQQKEYVECLEGNLEVAMDDPNLSAGDVAHIFAEALVLQQEELYANPKADLMELLFSGLELLSVFLGVDRNNARHLVENVHRNRTRQRLHSNAAFMALALYIRVNDNRVVVDSMPFTALAFFLYDIGMNKISRLVSDKPGQLSPDEMRRMKEHPRWGMDIIDRLGLHRSDVKEPALQHHERVDGSGYPTGLRGVEIGDLGRVMAVADSYVSMITDRPDLPGKDPVEAAAELVGRDKAFDTKVCRILVQYLQEIRC; from the coding sequence ATGGCCAAGGATACTCCCACACGTCATCTGGACGATGACGAACTGCCGGAGCAGTTGAACATCGAGGAATTCAATCAGGTGGACCCCGGTCCCCTCGAGTGTTTTCCCAAGCGTGCACTGCCCCTGGATCTCTTTCACTACAAGGAGGAGATCAACGTGCTTGTGCCCTTGTACAAGGCGGGCAGGGAGCTCAAGGCCACGGAGCGCAAGGAGTTCCGCGAGCTGTCCCGGCGCGGCAGGCTGTTCTTTTCCCGCAACCAGCAGAAGGAATACGTGGAGTGCCTGGAGGGCAACCTGGAAGTGGCCATGGACGACCCCAACCTTTCGGCCGGGGACGTGGCCCACATCTTTGCCGAGGCCCTGGTGCTGCAACAGGAGGAACTGTACGCCAACCCCAAGGCGGACCTGATGGAGCTCCTTTTTTCCGGGCTGGAGCTTTTGTCCGTGTTCCTGGGGGTGGATAGGAACAACGCCCGGCACCTGGTGGAGAACGTGCATCGCAACCGCACCCGCCAGCGCCTGCACTCCAATGCGGCCTTCATGGCCCTGGCCCTGTACATCCGGGTGAACGACAACCGCGTGGTGGTGGATTCCATGCCGTTCACCGCCCTGGCCTTTTTCCTCTACGACATCGGCATGAACAAGATATCCAGGCTGGTCTCGGACAAGCCCGGCCAGCTCAGCCCGGACGAGATGCGCCGCATGAAGGAGCACCCGCGCTGGGGCATGGACATCATCGACAGGCTCGGCCTGCACCGTTCCGACGTGAAGGAGCCAGCCCTGCAGCACCACGAGCGCGTCGACGGCAGCGGATATCCCACGGGTCTGCGCGGGGTGGAGATCGGCGATCTCGGCCGGGTCATGGCCGTGGCCGACTCCTACGTTTCCATGATCACGGACCGGCCGGATCTGCCCGGCAAGGACCCTGTCGAGGCCGCAGCCGAGCTGGTGGGCAGGGACAAGGCCTTCGACACCAAGGTCTGCAGGATCCTGGTCCAGTATCTCCAGGAAATCCGCTGCTAG
- a CDS encoding KdsC family phosphatase yields MQALKDIRLVVYDFDGVMTDNRVLVREDGMESVMCNRSDGLGIGMIRRLGVEQVILSTEENPVVLVRARKIRLEAVHGCADKQAGLHELAKDRGVPLDQILYVGNDTNDLQAMRLAGIAVAPADSHPEILAVAHHVTSARGGYGVIRELADLFIKAYA; encoded by the coding sequence ATGCAGGCGTTGAAAGATATCAGGCTCGTGGTCTACGACTTTGACGGGGTCATGACCGACAATCGGGTGCTGGTCCGCGAGGACGGCATGGAGTCGGTCATGTGCAACCGCAGCGACGGCCTGGGCATCGGCATGATCCGCCGCCTGGGCGTGGAGCAGGTCATCCTGAGCACCGAGGAGAACCCCGTGGTCCTGGTCCGGGCAAGGAAAATCAGACTGGAGGCCGTGCACGGCTGTGCGGACAAGCAGGCCGGGCTGCACGAGCTCGCCAAGGACCGGGGCGTGCCCCTGGATCAGATCCTGTACGTGGGCAACGACACCAACGACCTCCAGGCCATGCGTCTGGCGGGCATTGCCGTTGCTCCGGCCGATTCCCATCCCGAGATCCTGGCCGTGGCCCATCACGTCACCTCGGCCAGGGGCGGGTACGGCGTCATCCGAGAACTGGCCGACCTGTTTATAAAGGCATACGCCTAG
- a CDS encoding competence protein ComEC has translation MNWLENPLVWIALLPALAATGVLYQMVMGLFSCCGTFRLQGRSIRLRWWMIPALSSAAALLWTVVIILAVFTDVSL, from the coding sequence GTGAACTGGCTGGAAAATCCCCTTGTCTGGATCGCGCTGCTGCCAGCCCTGGCCGCCACGGGCGTGCTTTACCAGATGGTCATGGGCCTGTTCTCCTGCTGCGGCACCTTCCGGCTCCAGGGACGTTCCATCCGGTTGCGGTGGTGGATGATCCCCGCGCTTTCCTCGGCCGCGGCCCTGCTCTGGACCGTAGTTATTATTCTGGCCGTTTTCACGGACGTTTCCCTATAA